The DNA segment CTGCAACCTCTCCTGGATCCGCGCCACCGCCGGCTCGTGCAGGATCACGTGCTCGTACCTGAGCAGGTCGTAGACGTTGAGCCCGTCCTGGGGGAGCACCTTCACGTTGGGAAGGTTCCGGGCCGACAGTTCCACGACCTCGTCCCGGCCGTCGATGACGATGACCGCCTTCTCCACCTCGAAACGGCGAAGCAACGCCGCCATGTCCTTCGTCTTGATCCGCTCGAGGCCGAATCCCCGGAGCACCGTGATCCGGTCGGACCGGAGCTTGTCGCTGAGGGCCATGCGCAGGGCCAGGCGCCGGACCTTCTTGGGCAGCGCGTAGCCGTAATCACGGGGCTTCGGGCCGAAGACCACGCCCCCGTGGCGCCACAGGGGAGAACGCACGCTCCCCGCACGGGCCCGGCCGGTGCCTTTCTGCCGCCAGGGCTTTCGGCCGCCGCCACTGACCTCGCCCCGGCCCTTGGTGGAGGCGGTGCCGGCCCGCCGCTTGGCACGCTGCCACTGGACCACCTCGTGGAGGACCCCCTCCTTGACGACCACGCCGAAGACGTCGTCGCTCACTTCCAGCTCTCCGACCTTGTTCCGGTCCGCATCGTAAACCGCCAGGGTGGCCATAACCGGTGGATCTCCTTTTACTTGCATTTCACGGTGACCAGCTGGTTGACGGCGCCCGGAACGCTGCCGCGGACCAAGAGGAGATTCTCCTCGGGCCGCGTGTCCACCACGAGGAGGTTGCGCACCGTGCGGCGATCCCCGCCCAGGCGGCCCGGCATGCGTTTCCCCTTGAGGACCCTGGAGGGCGTGGCGCTCATCCCGGCCGACCCGATGGCCCGGTGATGCTTCGATCCGTGCCCCATGGGCCCGCGGTGGAAACCCCAGCGCCGCACCACGCCGGCATAGCCGCGGCCCTTGCTCTGGCCGGTGACATCCACCAGCTCGCGGAGGTCGAGGTCCGCCAGCGTCAACACCTGGCCCACCTCGAAGGCGCCCGGATCGTCCACCCGGACCTCCCGGATGAAGGCGAAGGCCTCTTCGACGCCGGCCTTCTTCAGGTGCCCCGCCACGGGCCGGGTCAGGCGCCGCTTGGAGCGCCGCCCGAAACCGAGCTGGAGGGCATTGTAGCCTTCCCGGGCCTCGGTCTTCTTCTGGAGCACCGTGCACGGGCCGACCTCGATCACGGTGACCGGGACGGCACGGCCGTCTTCCGCGAAGACGCGGGTCATGCCGAGTTTCCGCCCCATCATGCCTTTCAGACCAGCCATGGATCCGTCCTTTTCACCCTACAGCTTGATCTCCACGTCCACACCGGCGGACAACTCGAGCTTCATCAGGGCGTCGATGGTCTGCTGGGTGGGCTCGAGGATGTCCACGAGCCGCTTGTGCGTCCGGACCTCGAACTGCTCCCTGGACTTCTTGTCCACGTGGGGAGAGCGCAACACCGTGTAGCGGCTGATGGCCGTGGGCAGGGGAATGGGGCCCGCGACCCGGGCCCCCGTCCGCTTCGCGGTATCCACGATCTCGCCCACGGACTGGTCCAGCTGCTTGTGATCGTACGCCTTGAGGCGGATGCGGATGCGCTGCGTGGGGATCATCATCGTTCGATGCCTCTCTCGTGGCTCGTCGGGGCGCGCCGCCCCTCCTTGTTACTCGAGGATGGCGCTGACGACGCCGGCGCCCACCGTGCGGCCGCCCTCGCGGATCGCAAATCGGAGACCCTCCTCCATGGCGATCGGCTGAATCAACTGCACCTCCATCGCCACGTTGTCCCCCGGCATCACCATCTCCACACCCTCCGGAAGCGTCACCACACCCGTCACGTCCGTCGTCCGAAAATAAAACTGCGGACGATACCCCGCAAAAAACGGCGTGTGCCGCCCCCCCTCCTCCTTGCTCAAAATGTAAACCTCCGCCTTGAACCGCGTGTGCGGCGTGATCGACCCAGGCTTCGCCACCACCTGACCACGCTCCACCTCGTCACGCTTCGTACCCCGAAGCAATACACCTATGTTGTCACCCGCACGACCCTCGTCCAAAAGCTTCCGAAACATCTCGAGACCCGTGCACGTCGTCTTCTGCGTCGGACGAAGACCCACTATCTCCACCTCGTCCCCCACGTGGATCACACCCCGCTCCACTCGACCCGTCACCACCGTCCCCCGACCGCTGATGCTGAAAACGTCCTCAATGGGCATCAAAAACGGCTTGTCCACGTCACGCTCGGGCTCCGGGATAAAATTGTCCAGCGCATCCATCAACTCCCAGATGCACTTCGTCTTCTCCTCGTCCTCCGGATTGTTCAGCGCCTCCAACGCGCTCCCCTTGATGATCGGAACGTCGTCGCCCGGAAACTCATACTTGCTCAACAGCTCCCGAAGCTCCAACTCCACCAGCTCGATCAGCTCCGGATCGTCCACCATGTCACACTTGTTCAAAAACACCACAATCGCAGGAACTCCCACCTGCCGCGCCAACAAGATGTGCTCCCGCGTCTGCGGCATCGGACCGTCGTCGGCGCCCACCACCAAAATCGCACCGTCCATCTGCGCCGCACCCGTGATCATGTTCTTGATGTAGTCCGCGTGACCCGGACAATCCACGTGCGCGTAGTGCCGCTTCTCCGTCTCGTACTCCACGTGCGCCGTCGCAATCGTGATACCGCGCTCCCGCTCCTCCGGCGCCTTGTCAATCTCCTCAAACGGCGTGTGATCCGCCCACCCCTTCTTCGACAGCACCGCCGTGATCGCCGACGTCAACGTCGTCTTCCCATGGTCAATGTGACCAATCGTCCCCACGTTCACGTGCGGCTTCGTACGCTCGAACTTCTTCTTGCTCATGGTTCTGTCCTCCCCTGTCTGCCGGGGATCCTCCCCTGGGCGAAAAGTTGTGAGATGCAGCCGACGCGTACCCGACCTCGGCGCCCGGCTTCGGCCGGGCGCGCCCCGGTCCGCGGGCCGCCGCTACCAGCGGTAATGGGCGAAGGCCTTGTTGGCCTCGGCCATCCGGTGCGTGTCTTCCTTCTTCTTGAACGCGGCGCCCCGTTTCTGGTAGGCCTCCAGGATCTCGGCGGCCAGGCGCTGCGACATGGTCTTCTCCCCCCGCTTCTGGGCGAAACCCACCAGCCAGCGGATGGCGAGGGCCTGGCGCCGGTTCGGCCGCACCTCCACGGGCACCTGGTAGGTGGCACCGCCCACCCGGCGCGACCGGACTTCCACCGCGGGCTTTACGTTCTCCATGGCCTGGTTGAAGACCTTCAGGGGATCCTCCTTGGCCCGCCGCTCGACGAGTTCCATGGCGTCGTAGAAGATCCGGCGCGCCAGGCTCTTCTTGCCCCGGCGCATGAGCCCGTTGATGAACTTCGCCACCAGGACGCTGTTGAACTTCGGGTCCGGCGGGACGATCCGCTTTGGAACTTCTCTTCTTCTGGGCATCGCTTCCCTACCCGTTCCGGTTGCGCCGCTCCGGCGGCGGACGGACTACTTCGGCCGCTTCGTGCCGTACTTGGACCTGGCCTTCTTGCGATCCGCCACCCCCAGCGCGTCGAGGGTGCCGCGGATGATATGGTAGCGGACACCGGGCAGGTCCTTGACGCGGCCGCCGCGGATGAGCACCACCGAGTGCTCCTGGAGATTGTGCCCGATGCCGGGGATATAGGACGTCACCTCCACCCCGTTGGTCAAACGGACACGAGCCACCTTCCGAAGGGCCGAGTTGGGCTTCTTCGGCGTGGTGGTATAGACGCGGGTGCACACGCCCCGGCGCTGTGGACAGGCATCCAGGGCCGGCGCCTTGTTCTTCTTCTTGACCTGTCTGCGGCCCTTGCGGACCAGTTGGTTGATGGTCGGCATCCGTCACTCCTCTCCTGGGGCCGGCGGGAAGGCCCCTCCCGGCTCGATGCAAGACGGCACCACCCCCGTTTGGCCCCCACGAAGGGACAAAACGAGGCGCGCCAAAAACAAAGCCTGCATGTAATACAGGGTTCCCCTTTCCTTGTCAACCCCCTGCCCACCGGCATTCGCCGGGGAGCGGGCCCTTCCGGATGCCGCGTCCCGAGAGGGGACATCTTCCCTGCCCGCCCGCGGCGCGGTAACCTGGCCCCATGGAAAAGGTGACCCCGCCGGACAGGCTACTCGCGGTGGACGTGGGCAACACCCACACCGTGATAGGGCTCTTCGAGGCAGGGCGGCTCCTCGCCCGGTGGCGGCTGCCGACCCGGCAGGACGACACGGCCGACGCCCTGGCCGCCGGCCTCGTGCCGCTCTTCCGTCTCGCCGGGCACGGGTTCGGCGCCGGGGCCGCCCTCATCCTGGCCTGCGTGGTTCCGCCGGTCCGCCGGGCCTGGGAAGACTTCGCCCGCCGCCACCTCGGCCGGGAGGCCCTGGCGGTCGACGCCGAGACACCGGTGGGGATGCCCATCCGGTACCGCCGTCCCCACGAGGTCGGCGCCGACCGCCTCGTCAACGCGGTGGCGGCCTACCAGATCTTTGGCGACGCCCTCATCGTGGTGGACTACGGCACCGCCACCACCTTCGATTGTGTCTCTCCCCGGGGGGAATACCTCGGCGGGGCCATCGCCCCCGGGGTCCTCTCCGCCGCGGAGGGCCTCTTCCGGCGCACCGCGCGCCTGCCCAAGGTGGACGTGACCAAGGTCCCGGCGATCGCCCTGGCCCAAGACACCGCCAGCGCCCTGCAGGCGGGGATGGGCTACGGATTCGCGGGGCTGACGGCCGGGATCATCCAGAAGCTGGAAGAGGAGTTCGAGGCCCGTCCCCGGGTGGTGGCCACCGGCGGCCTCGCCGAAGTGATGGCCCCGCTCTGCCCTCGGATCGAGCGGGTGATTCCCCACCTCACGCTGCTGGGCCTCGCCGTGATCTACGGCCGGCTGACCGGCGACGCGGACTTCGAGGCGGCAGCCTCAAGAGGCGCCTGAGCGGCGCGAACGGGCGCGGCCCCGCCGTCCCTTGAGGGCCCGGCGGACCTTGACGCCGAGTTCCACCACGGAGAAGGGCTTGGCGATGAAACCGCAGGCGCCCTCGTCCAGGGCCCGGCGCATCTGGGAATCCTGGGCGTACCCGCTGGCGAAGAGGACCTGGACCTTCGGGTCCATCTCCCGCAGCCGCCGGAAGACCTCCAGCCCGTTCATCCCGGGCATCATGACGTCCAGCACCACGAGGTCCACCCCGCCCCCGGCCGCCTCGTAGACCCTCAACGCCTCGACGCCGTCTCCAGCCGTGAGGACCTCGTAACCCGCCCGCCCGAGGACGTCGGCCAAGAGTTCCAGGAGCATGGGCTCGTCGTCCACCACCAGGATGGTGCCCACGCCCTTGGGCGAGCCACCCGGCCGCGGCGCGGTCTTGGCCGCGGGCGCCGCCTCGTGGTCGGCCCGCGGGAGATAGACCGTGAAGGAGGAGCCCTCCCCCGGCCGGCTCTCCACCTCCACCTGCCCCCCATGGTCCTGCACCACGCCGTAGACCACCGCCAGGCCGAGCCCGGTCCCCTTCCCCGGCTCCTTGGTGGTGAAGAAGGGGTCGAAGATCCGGGAACGGATGCCTTCCGGCATGCCGCAGCCGGTGTCGGTCACCCGCACGGCCACGTATGCCTCGTCGGCCCCCACCCGTGTCCCGTCCGGCAGCCGGGTCCCCGGCTCCACGGAGAAGGTCTCGAGGGCGAGCCGCCCCCCGGCCTTGCCGCAACTGGTGCCCCCCATGGCCTGGACCGCGTTGATGGCGAGATTCATGAGCACCTGCTCCACCAGGGCGGGATCCCCGAAGACCGGGGCCAGGCCGGGCTCGCAAGCGACCTCCAGCTCGATGCCCCGGTCCACCGTCTCGGACAGGAGCGACACCACGTTGTCCACGCACCGGTTGAGGTCCACGGCCCGGGCCTCGCCCCGGCCGCGGCGGGAGAAGGTGAGGAGGCGACGGCAGAGGTCGGCGCCCCGTTCCCCGGCGGTCTCGATGAAGGAGAGGTAGCGTTGAGCCTCGCCCTCTTCCGGGATCAGCGTCTTCAAGACGGAGGCGGCGCCGAGGACCCCGGCGAGGAGATTGTTGAAGTCGTGGGCGATGCCGCCGGCCAGGGTCCCCATGGCCTCCATCTTCTGGGCCTGGAGCAGCTGGGCGTTGGTCTTTTCCAACTCCGCCTGGGTGTGCCGAAGCGAGGTGATGTCGTGGAGGATGTTCAGGCTGGAAAGCCGGACACCCGCCCGAACCGGCGTGCAGGTGACGGCGTAGACCCGGCCGTCGCGCGGGCAGGTGATCTCGTGCCGGACCGTCCGCCCGCCGAGCACCTCGCCGTGCCGGCACCAGGCACAGGGGACGTCGGATTGAAAAAAGGCCCTGTGGCAGGGCTCCCCGAGGGCGGACCGCCCGAGGTAACGCTCCATGGCCGGATTCATGTACTCGATGGCGAAATCCCGGCCGCACACGTAGGCCAAGTCTTCCATGGCCTCCACCAGGGCCCGGAAGTAGGCCTCCCGGTGGCTGTCGACGTCCGTTCCGGCCATGCCCGCTCCTTCCCCACCTGGTCGTCAAGCTTAACCGGCCGCGCCCCGGCCCTCAAGCGCCGGCGGCGGGGGTGCCACGGCCCGTGCGCCGCCCGCGGCATGCCGGCGGCCGGAGACGGCGCCATATCCCACAATATTACCCCAGGCCGCCGAGGGCGGCACCCTTCCGGGGAGATTTCACGGCAAGGCGGTGAATCAGGCCGGACCCAGGGCCCGGAGAAGGACGTCGGCCTGGCGCTCGGCCGCGCCGGCGGCCAAGCCTTCCAGGGCGGCCCGGGCCCGCCGCCCCATCTCGTCGCGTCGGCCGGGGTCCGCCAGCAGGCGGTCCACCGCCGCCGCCAGGGTCCCGGCGTCCCGCACCTCCATCCCGCCCCCGGCGGCATCCAGGGCCGCCCGGGCGTCCTCGAAGTTCTCCGTGTGGGGCCCGTAGACGACCGGGCACCCCCAGGCCGCCGGCTCCATGAGGTTCTGGCCGCCCTTGGGCGCCAGGGACCCCCCGACGAAGGCCACCCGGGCCGTGCCGTAGAGGTCGAAGAGGGGCCCGATCTCGTCCACCACCACCACGGGCGCCGTCTTCCCCGGCAGGCGGGACCAGTCCACGGCCTCGAGGCCGCGGCGGCGCGCCGCCCGGTGGCAGCGCCCCACGCGCTCCAGGTGCCGCGGGACGAGACAGAGGACGAGGCCGGGCCACCGGCCGCGGAGCCGGCAAAAGGCGTCCAGCGCGGGCCCCTCCTCCCCCTTGCGGAGGCTCCCCGCCACCCAGACCGGCACCGCCCCTTCCACCCCGAGCCGGGAACGGACGGCGGCGGCCGCACCTGGATCCGGGCGGTCGAGGAGACCCTCGAACTTGGCGTTGCCGGTGACCACGACCCGGTCCGGCGGGGCCCCGAGGGCCTGAAGGCGTTCCGCGTGCCGGCCGGAGATGGCGCAGACCCGATCAAATCCCTGGAGCAGGGGCCGCGTCAAGGAACGGATCCGGCGGTACGCCGGGTAGGATCGGGCGGAGATCCGGCCGTTGAGCAGCACGGTCCGTGCCCCGGAGCGGCGGACCGAGAGCAAGAGATTCGGCCAAAGCTCCGCCTCCACCGCCGCGTAGACCCTGGGGCGAAGGCGGCGGAGGGCCCGGGCCACCACCTGCGGAAAGTCGAGGGGGTAGCCCACCACCCGGCACCGCCCGCCGAGGCGGTCCCGCGCGCGGTCCCAGCCCGCGGGCGTCCCGCAGGAAACCACGATGTCGAGGCCGCCGCCGCGCCGGTCCAGGGCCGCCACCACCGCCTCGGCCACCGCCACCTCCCCCACGGAGACCGCGTGAATCCAGAGGTCGGGGCGAAGCGGTTCCCCGGCCTCGAGACCCAGCCGCCCCGCCAGGAAGCCCCGTGGAGTGCGGCCGGCCCGGGCCCGGAGCAGTGGCGCGGCCGGGAGGTAGGCCGCCCGGCTCGCCCACCGGTAGGCCGACAGGAGCCCGCTCACGGCCCGCCCCCCGCAGCGGCCCACTGCCGCCGGACTTCGTAGAGGGCCGCGCCGAGGGCCACGGCCACGTTCAGGGACGCGGTCCCCCCTGCCTGCGGCACGGCGAGGAGGAGATCGCAGGCCCGGCGGACCAGGACACGGAGGCCCCGGCCCTCGGACCCCACCACGAGGGCCAGGGGCCGCACCAGGTCGACGGCCCATACCGCGGCCGGCCCGGCCGGGTCCAGCCCCGCCACCCAGAGCCCCATCTCCTTGAGGACCTCGAGGGTGCGCGCCACGTTGTCCACCTCCACCAGGGCCACGTGGGCCACGGCCCCGGCCGAGGCCTTGAAGACGTGCCCGGTGACCGGGACGTTGCGCCGCCGGGGCAGGAGGACGGCCTGGGCCCCGAGGCCGGCGGCCGAACGGATGAGCGCCCCGAGATTGCCCGGGTCCGTGACCTGGTCGCAGACCACGACCAGCGGCCGGGCGGCGCCCCACAGAGCCGGCAGCTCCTCGAGGCCCCGCCACCAGAAGGGCCGCACCTCGAGGGCCACGCCCTGGTGGACCGCCCCCGGCGGGACCCCCGCCTGCGTCGGTTCCGCATGCTCCACCGGGCATCCGGTCCGCTCCGCCAGGGCGAGAAGCGCGGCCTGGTCCCGGCGGCGCCCGAAGGACGGCACCACCAGGAGCCGAACGGCCGCCCCGGGCCTGGCCCGGAGGCACTCCCGGACGG comes from the Dissulfurirhabdus thermomarina genome and includes:
- the tuf gene encoding elongation factor Tu produces the protein MSKKKFERTKPHVNVGTIGHIDHGKTTLTSAITAVLSKKGWADHTPFEEIDKAPEERERGITIATAHVEYETEKRHYAHVDCPGHADYIKNMITGAAQMDGAILVVGADDGPMPQTREHILLARQVGVPAIVVFLNKCDMVDDPELIELVELELRELLSKYEFPGDDVPIIKGSALEALNNPEDEEKTKCIWELMDALDNFIPEPERDVDKPFLMPIEDVFSISGRGTVVTGRVERGVIHVGDEVEIVGLRPTQKTTCTGLEMFRKLLDEGRAGDNIGVLLRGTKRDEVERGQVVAKPGSITPHTRFKAEVYILSKEEGGRHTPFFAGYRPQFYFRTTDVTGVVTLPEGVEMVMPGDNVAMEVQLIQPIAMEEGLRFAIREGGRTVGAGVVSAILE
- the rplD gene encoding 50S ribosomal protein L4, with protein sequence MATLAVYDADRNKVGELEVSDDVFGVVVKEGVLHEVVQWQRAKRRAGTASTKGRGEVSGGGRKPWRQKGTGRARAGSVRSPLWRHGGVVFGPKPRDYGYALPKKVRRLALRMALSDKLRSDRITVLRGFGLERIKTKDMAALLRRFEVEKAVIVIDGRDEVVELSARNLPNVKVLPQDGLNVYDLLRYEHVILHEPAVARIQERLQP
- the rpsG gene encoding 30S ribosomal protein S7; translation: MPRRREVPKRIVPPDPKFNSVLVAKFINGLMRRGKKSLARRIFYDAMELVERRAKEDPLKVFNQAMENVKPAVEVRSRRVGGATYQVPVEVRPNRRQALAIRWLVGFAQKRGEKTMSQRLAAEILEAYQKRGAAFKKKEDTHRMAEANKAFAHYRW
- the rpsL gene encoding 30S ribosomal protein S12 codes for the protein MPTINQLVRKGRRQVKKKNKAPALDACPQRRGVCTRVYTTTPKKPNSALRKVARVRLTNGVEVTSYIPGIGHNLQEHSVVLIRGGRVKDLPGVRYHIIRGTLDALGVADRKKARSKYGTKRPK
- the rplC gene encoding 50S ribosomal protein L3 — translated: MAGLKGMMGRKLGMTRVFAEDGRAVPVTVIEVGPCTVLQKKTEAREGYNALQLGFGRRSKRRLTRPVAGHLKKAGVEEAFAFIREVRVDDPGAFEVGQVLTLADLDLRELVDVTGQSKGRGYAGVVRRWGFHRGPMGHGSKHHRAIGSAGMSATPSRVLKGKRMPGRLGGDRRTVRNLLVVDTRPEENLLLVRGSVPGAVNQLVTVKCK
- a CDS encoding ATP-binding response regulator → MAGTDVDSHREAYFRALVEAMEDLAYVCGRDFAIEYMNPAMERYLGRSALGEPCHRAFFQSDVPCAWCRHGEVLGGRTVRHEITCPRDGRVYAVTCTPVRAGVRLSSLNILHDITSLRHTQAELEKTNAQLLQAQKMEAMGTLAGGIAHDFNNLLAGVLGAASVLKTLIPEEGEAQRYLSFIETAGERGADLCRRLLTFSRRGRGEARAVDLNRCVDNVVSLLSETVDRGIELEVACEPGLAPVFGDPALVEQVLMNLAINAVQAMGGTSCGKAGGRLALETFSVEPGTRLPDGTRVGADEAYVAVRVTDTGCGMPEGIRSRIFDPFFTTKEPGKGTGLGLAVVYGVVQDHGGQVEVESRPGEGSSFTVYLPRADHEAAPAAKTAPRPGGSPKGVGTILVVDDEPMLLELLADVLGRAGYEVLTAGDGVEALRVYEAAGGGVDLVVLDVMMPGMNGLEVFRRLREMDPKVQVLFASGYAQDSQMRRALDEGACGFIAKPFSVVELGVKVRRALKGRRGRARSRRSGAS
- a CDS encoding type III pantothenate kinase → MEKVTPPDRLLAVDVGNTHTVIGLFEAGRLLARWRLPTRQDDTADALAAGLVPLFRLAGHGFGAGAALILACVVPPVRRAWEDFARRHLGREALAVDAETPVGMPIRYRRPHEVGADRLVNAVAAYQIFGDALIVVDYGTATTFDCVSPRGEYLGGAIAPGVLSAAEGLFRRTARLPKVDVTKVPAIALAQDTASALQAGMGYGFAGLTAGIIQKLEEEFEARPRVVATGGLAEVMAPLCPRIERVIPHLTLLGLAVIYGRLTGDADFEAAASRGA
- a CDS encoding glycosyltransferase N-terminal domain-containing protein; the protein is MSGLLSAYRWASRAAYLPAAPLLRARAGRTPRGFLAGRLGLEAGEPLRPDLWIHAVSVGEVAVAEAVVAALDRRGGGLDIVVSCGTPAGWDRARDRLGGRCRVVGYPLDFPQVVARALRRLRPRVYAAVEAELWPNLLLSVRRSGARTVLLNGRISARSYPAYRRIRSLTRPLLQGFDRVCAISGRHAERLQALGAPPDRVVVTGNAKFEGLLDRPDPGAAAAVRSRLGVEGAVPVWVAGSLRKGEEGPALDAFCRLRGRWPGLVLCLVPRHLERVGRCHRAARRRGLEAVDWSRLPGKTAPVVVVDEIGPLFDLYGTARVAFVGGSLAPKGGQNLMEPAAWGCPVVYGPHTENFEDARAALDAAGGGMEVRDAGTLAAAVDRLLADPGRRDEMGRRARAALEGLAAGAAERQADVLLRALGPA
- the rlmB gene encoding 23S rRNA (guanosine(2251)-2'-O)-methyltransferase RlmB, coding for MKGRRAGRGGSGRSGTAPVLVWGRHPVRECLRARPGAAVRLLVVPSFGRRRDQAALLALAERTGCPVEHAEPTQAGVPPGAVHQGVALEVRPFWWRGLEELPALWGAARPLVVVCDQVTDPGNLGALIRSAAGLGAQAVLLPRRRNVPVTGHVFKASAGAVAHVALVEVDNVARTLEVLKEMGLWVAGLDPAGPAAVWAVDLVRPLALVVGSEGRGLRVLVRRACDLLLAVPQAGGTASLNVAVALGAALYEVRRQWAAAGGGP
- the rpsJ gene encoding 30S ribosomal protein S10 — its product is MPTQRIRIRLKAYDHKQLDQSVGEIVDTAKRTGARVAGPIPLPTAISRYTVLRSPHVDKKSREQFEVRTHKRLVDILEPTQQTIDALMKLELSAGVDVEIKL